In Paenibacillus sp. G2S3, a single window of DNA contains:
- a CDS encoding ribonucleotide-diphosphate reductase subunit beta, giving the protein MQLQKIFNTEAPNQSTRIIDGECSGILNWNDIRMPHMYKLYKVLLLNHWIADEIPMSKDAQQFPMLDAEEQRVFKINISLLAVLDSMQTMFVSDVKRYFTDSSLEAISAIIGQQEVVHNQSYSYVLSSIVSESEQKEIFEYWKKDPVLLERNQFISDIYQEFRDNPTRQTFFHALVADLILEGIFFYSTFAFFYNLARDQKMMATSQMISYIQRDENQHCYFFAEVFKQLLVDFPELNTKENMDYVYRTIDRAVELETNWAYYTLTNVRGIDLNELSDYIKYTANKRLTLMGMEKAYQGVDVNCMPWIKPFSDDALNATKTDFFEAKSRNYGKVGDDNGFDDL; this is encoded by the coding sequence ATGCAACTACAAAAGATTTTTAACACTGAAGCGCCCAACCAATCCACACGCATCATCGACGGTGAGTGCTCCGGTATTCTGAACTGGAACGATATCCGCATGCCACATATGTACAAGCTGTACAAGGTGCTGCTGCTTAATCACTGGATCGCGGATGAAATCCCAATGTCCAAGGATGCGCAACAATTCCCGATGCTGGATGCCGAGGAACAACGCGTATTTAAGATTAATATCTCCCTACTCGCTGTGCTGGATTCGATGCAGACGATGTTCGTAAGCGACGTGAAGCGTTATTTTACTGACTCTTCTCTAGAAGCTATCTCTGCCATTATTGGCCAACAAGAAGTGGTGCATAACCAATCCTATTCCTATGTTCTTTCCTCTATCGTGTCGGAAAGTGAGCAGAAAGAAATTTTTGAATATTGGAAAAAAGACCCTGTCCTGCTGGAACGCAATCAGTTTATCTCTGATATTTATCAAGAGTTCCGTGATAACCCTACGAGACAGACCTTTTTCCATGCGCTGGTAGCGGATCTCATCTTGGAAGGGATTTTCTTCTACAGCACCTTCGCCTTCTTCTACAATCTGGCCCGTGACCAGAAGATGATGGCGACCAGCCAAATGATCTCTTATATCCAACGTGACGAGAATCAGCACTGCTACTTCTTCGCAGAAGTATTTAAGCAGCTGCTTGTAGATTTCCCTGAGTTGAACACTAAAGAGAACATGGATTACGTGTATCGTACGATCGACCGCGCAGTAGAGCTTGAAACCAACTGGGCTTACTACACCCTTACTAATGTTCGCGGTATTGACCTTAACGAGCTTAGCGACTACATCAAATATACAGCGAACAAGCGTCTGACTTTGATGGGTATGGAAAAAGCTTACCAAGGTGTTGATGTTAACTGCATGCCTTGGATCAAGCCTTTCTCCGACGATGCACTGAATGCTACGAAAACCGATTTCTTCGAAGCCAAGTCCCGTAACTATGGTAAAGTTGGCGACGATAACGGATTCGACGATTTGTAA
- a CDS encoding ribonucleoside-diphosphate reductase subunit alpha — MPQFVVKPDNRQLAFDENRLSVYADRILDGLDQLNKETLLRGVISKLRRDSVSGEEISNAFTMSALELVTKEEPTWKFAAARALLTTLYKKAAVHRRYKAYPEEPYGELYPLITDLVKKGIYREELLTHYTKEQIVELGGCIDYTRDLLFDYIGLLTLSDRYLAHDFDGRVMELPQERYMIIAMYLMHTEPAEKRLELVKEAYWAMSNIYMTAATPTMSNAGKKVAGQLSSCFIDTVDDSLEGIFDSNTDVARLSKMGGGIGVYLGKVRARGSDIRGHKNTSSGVIPWIRQLNNTAVSVDQLGTRKGAVAVYLDVFHKDILAFLDLKLNNGDERMRAHDVFHGVTLPDLFMEAVESRSHWNLFCPHEVKKVMGWTDENGRPLGLEDFYDEELGKGTFREKYAEATANLELSRITVPAIDIMKRIMKSQLETGTPYMFYRDTVNRTNPNRHQGMVFSSNLCTEIMQNQSATVIEQEELVTKDGKTRIVISKIPGDFVVCNLNSIHLARAIPAGVLERLVPIQVRMLDNVIDINNIEVLQAQYTNSQYRAVGLGTFGLHHLLALKGIRWESDEAVEYNNHLYEHINYLLVRSSMELAREKGRYPKFAGSDWETGAYFTSRGYVSGEQEGKYVTTEQWRELQEEVAKDGVRNAWMFAIAPNGSTSIIAGSTASIDPLYELLSYEEKTTYKIANPAPDLSDKTIWYYKTAFTIDQNWSIRMASARQRHVDQGQSFNLYVRPDIKATEFLELHLNAWKGGLKSTYYVRSRALTIEECDSCAS; from the coding sequence ATGCCACAATTCGTAGTAAAACCAGACAATCGCCAACTGGCTTTTGATGAGAACCGCCTTTCCGTCTACGCCGACCGTATCTTGGATGGTCTTGATCAACTGAATAAAGAAACTTTGCTGCGGGGAGTAATTTCCAAACTGCGCCGTGACTCCGTAAGCGGAGAAGAAATCAGCAACGCCTTCACTATGAGCGCTCTTGAGCTTGTAACGAAAGAAGAGCCTACTTGGAAGTTTGCAGCTGCCCGTGCCCTTCTGACTACCCTTTATAAAAAAGCAGCCGTTCATCGCCGCTATAAAGCTTATCCAGAAGAGCCATACGGTGAGCTGTACCCACTAATTACGGATCTTGTTAAAAAAGGAATCTATCGTGAAGAGCTTCTAACTCACTACACTAAAGAACAAATCGTCGAGCTAGGTGGATGTATCGATTATACGCGCGACCTTCTATTCGATTATATTGGTCTGCTTACGCTATCCGACCGTTATTTAGCGCATGATTTTGACGGCCGTGTAATGGAGCTTCCGCAAGAACGTTACATGATTATCGCTATGTACCTCATGCACACTGAGCCAGCCGAGAAACGTCTTGAGCTTGTAAAAGAAGCTTACTGGGCTATGAGTAACATCTACATGACAGCTGCTACCCCTACAATGTCCAATGCCGGCAAAAAGGTCGCTGGACAGCTCTCCAGCTGCTTCATCGATACGGTAGACGATTCCCTAGAAGGCATCTTTGATTCCAATACAGATGTAGCGCGCCTTAGCAAAATGGGCGGCGGTATCGGCGTCTACCTTGGTAAAGTACGGGCACGCGGTTCGGATATCCGTGGCCACAAGAACACTAGCTCCGGCGTAATCCCTTGGATTCGCCAATTGAACAATACAGCAGTCAGCGTAGATCAGCTTGGTACACGTAAAGGTGCTGTCGCTGTCTACCTTGATGTATTCCATAAAGATATTCTCGCTTTCCTTGATCTTAAGCTGAACAATGGTGACGAGCGTATGCGTGCACATGACGTGTTCCACGGTGTAACCCTGCCGGACTTGTTCATGGAAGCTGTAGAATCACGCAGCCACTGGAACCTCTTCTGCCCACATGAAGTGAAGAAGGTTATGGGCTGGACGGATGAGAATGGTCGTCCACTCGGTCTGGAAGACTTCTACGATGAAGAGCTTGGTAAAGGTACTTTCCGTGAAAAATATGCTGAAGCTACAGCCAATCTGGAATTGTCCCGGATTACCGTTCCTGCGATCGACATCATGAAACGGATTATGAAATCGCAACTTGAAACAGGTACTCCGTATATGTTCTACCGTGATACGGTTAACCGGACGAACCCGAACCGTCACCAAGGTATGGTCTTCTCTTCCAACCTATGTACTGAAATTATGCAGAATCAATCCGCTACCGTTATTGAACAGGAAGAATTAGTAACCAAAGATGGCAAGACCCGGATTGTTATCTCCAAAATCCCTGGGGACTTCGTAGTCTGCAACCTGAATTCAATTCACTTGGCACGTGCAATTCCAGCTGGTGTGCTGGAAAGACTTGTACCTATCCAAGTACGTATGCTGGACAACGTAATCGACATTAATAATATTGAAGTTCTGCAAGCACAATACACGAACAGCCAGTACCGCGCAGTAGGTCTCGGCACATTCGGCTTGCATCACCTATTGGCACTCAAGGGCATTCGTTGGGAATCCGATGAAGCCGTAGAATATAACAATCATTTGTATGAACACATCAACTACCTGTTGGTTCGTTCGAGCATGGAGCTTGCCCGTGAAAAAGGCCGTTATCCGAAGTTCGCCGGTTCCGATTGGGAGACAGGTGCATACTTTACTTCACGAGGCTACGTTAGCGGTGAACAAGAAGGTAAATATGTAACCACTGAACAATGGCGCGAGCTGCAAGAAGAAGTGGCTAAAGACGGTGTTCGTAACGCATGGATGTTCGCGATTGCACCGAACGGCTCCACATCGATTATTGCCGGCTCCACAGCCAGCATTGATCCTTTGTATGAACTGCTTTCCTATGAAGAGAAAACAACTTACAAGATCGCTAACCCAGCACCGGATCTGTCCGACAAGACGATTTGGTACTACAAAACTGCATTTACGATTGACCAAAACTGGTCGATTCGCATGGCTTCTGCTCGTCAGCGTCACGTCGATCAAGGCCAAAGCTTCAACCTGTATGTTCGTCCTGACATCAAGGCTACCGAGTTCCTTGAGCTGCATCTGAATGCCTGGAAGGGCGGATTGAAATCAACTTATTATGTGCGTAGCCGTGCTTTGACAATAGAAGAGTGTGATTCTTGCGCTAGCTAA
- the nrdG gene encoding anaerobic ribonucleoside-triphosphate reductase activating protein, producing the protein MNICGYYPESINEGEGMRAVLFLSGCRHRCPGCFNPETWNFKYGEVFTLERQHEIIAEIAANPLLDGLTLAGGDPFFSAEEVLGFIHELRTVLPGFSIWIYSGYTYEEITALPGSPEWNLLSQCQVLIDGRFIEDLKDTTLPYRGSSNQRIIDIPASMHGSEVFLWQPTAL; encoded by the coding sequence ATGAATATTTGTGGTTACTATCCGGAGTCGATTAACGAGGGAGAGGGCATGCGGGCCGTCCTCTTTCTCAGCGGCTGCCGCCATCGTTGCCCGGGATGTTTTAATCCCGAGACCTGGAACTTTAAATATGGAGAAGTCTTCACCTTAGAACGTCAACATGAAATTATTGCAGAAATCGCCGCTAACCCTTTGCTGGATGGTCTAACACTGGCAGGCGGCGATCCTTTTTTCTCTGCAGAAGAGGTGCTTGGGTTCATCCATGAGCTTCGCACCGTGCTGCCAGGGTTCTCCATCTGGATTTACAGCGGTTATACGTACGAGGAAATTACAGCCCTTCCCGGTTCGCCGGAGTGGAATCTACTTTCACAGTGTCAAGTATTAATAGATGGACGATTTATAGAAGATTTGAAAGATACTACACTTCCTTACCGAGGAAGCTCTAACCAACGCATAATCGACATTCCGGCCAGTATGCACGGCTCGGAGGTCTTTCTGTGGCAGCCTACTGCGCTATAA
- a CDS encoding anaerobic ribonucleoside triphosphate reductase, which produces MTLLERQFNGTTNAREVLLEELIDLGRDIIDSRDLDLLRENANLNGESFSGKMSKFGSEYSKWYARNFTMPPQLVQAIDDNVVYVHDLDQYAIGTTNCIFIPFDKLLREGFNTGNGSVRPPNSIMTAMSLVAIIFQSQQNAQYGGVSANKLDYDLAPYVTKSFAKLFRKGLDYFEEGQADESLGEITMSRTDLAELYPKAFRFALKETEIETLQAAESMVHNLNTMSSRSGGQIPFTSINYGTCTSPEGQLVISSLLTATMNGLGSGETPVFPIQIFKCKQGINQQQGDPNYELFLKAAKCSARRLYPNFANLDAPLNLQYYNPSDPDTEFATMGCRTRVLGDRFGRNHCSGKGNLSFNTLNLVRLGLAHGTVTGRRTVADEAGFYEDLNHYMDIALEGLLHRFNIQAAQKAKASDFMMREGVWEGGENLAPEDSVGELLKHGSLSLGFIGMAECMKAMYGKHHGEDMEIHAKAVAIVRHMREYCDRKSEELNLNITLFATPAEGLSGKFTKIDRKVLGSIPGVTDREYYTNSFHIPVYYDLGAAQKISLEAPFHEYCNAGAISYVELNGNARSNPSAFIKIIKYALEQQVSYFSINHPIDRCSGCGYEGVIGTNCPSCDAHENDVHIRRLRRVTGYLTGDYQTRFNAAKQAEVRDRVKHL; this is translated from the coding sequence ATGACGTTGTTGGAGAGACAATTTAACGGTACAACAAATGCACGAGAAGTTCTTTTAGAGGAGCTCATTGATTTAGGGCGTGATATTATCGACAGCCGGGATTTGGACCTACTGCGCGAGAATGCCAATTTGAACGGAGAGAGTTTCTCCGGTAAAATGAGCAAGTTCGGCAGTGAATATTCGAAATGGTATGCCCGTAACTTTACGATGCCACCACAGCTAGTGCAGGCCATTGATGACAATGTTGTCTATGTGCATGATCTGGATCAATATGCGATTGGAACGACGAACTGTATTTTTATCCCGTTTGATAAGCTTCTCCGCGAAGGCTTCAACACCGGCAACGGCAGTGTTCGTCCTCCGAACTCCATAATGACGGCTATGTCACTGGTAGCAATCATTTTTCAATCCCAGCAAAATGCTCAATATGGCGGTGTATCCGCCAATAAGCTCGACTATGATCTAGCACCTTATGTAACTAAATCCTTCGCTAAGCTGTTCCGCAAGGGTCTGGATTATTTTGAAGAAGGACAAGCTGATGAATCTTTGGGCGAGATTACGATGAGCCGGACCGATCTGGCGGAGTTATATCCGAAGGCGTTCCGTTTTGCACTGAAAGAGACCGAAATTGAAACCCTACAAGCGGCGGAAAGTATGGTACATAATTTGAATACCATGTCCAGCCGATCCGGTGGGCAAATTCCGTTCACCAGCATTAACTACGGAACTTGTACTTCACCAGAAGGTCAGCTTGTGATCAGCTCCCTGCTAACAGCAACGATGAACGGACTTGGCAGCGGAGAAACACCCGTGTTCCCGATTCAGATTTTTAAATGTAAGCAAGGAATCAACCAACAGCAAGGCGATCCTAACTATGAATTGTTCCTAAAAGCGGCGAAATGTTCTGCACGCAGACTATATCCGAACTTCGCTAATCTGGACGCTCCGCTCAACTTGCAGTATTATAATCCAAGTGATCCTGATACGGAATTTGCCACAATGGGCTGCCGAACACGAGTGCTCGGTGACCGTTTTGGGCGTAATCATTGCTCCGGGAAGGGTAACCTTTCCTTCAATACTTTGAATCTGGTTCGACTCGGTCTGGCACATGGCACAGTAACCGGCCGCCGTACTGTCGCAGACGAAGCTGGCTTCTATGAAGATCTAAATCATTATATGGACATTGCGCTGGAAGGACTTCTTCATCGTTTCAACATCCAAGCCGCACAAAAAGCTAAAGCGTCCGATTTCATGATGCGAGAAGGCGTCTGGGAAGGCGGCGAGAATCTCGCTCCTGAAGACTCTGTAGGTGAACTACTGAAGCATGGTAGTCTATCCCTTGGCTTTATTGGTATGGCGGAATGCATGAAAGCTATGTATGGCAAACACCATGGCGAGGATATGGAAATACATGCCAAAGCCGTGGCTATCGTGCGTCATATGCGGGAGTATTGCGATCGGAAAAGTGAGGAACTGAATCTCAACATCACTTTGTTCGCAACACCAGCAGAAGGCTTGTCCGGTAAATTCACCAAGATTGATCGCAAGGTGCTGGGCTCGATCCCAGGTGTAACTGACCGTGAGTATTATACGAACTCTTTCCACATCCCTGTATACTATGATCTAGGTGCTGCTCAGAAAATCAGCTTGGAAGCTCCTTTCCATGAATACTGCAATGCCGGGGCTATTTCTTATGTCGAATTAAATGGCAATGCCCGTAGTAATCCATCCGCTTTTATCAAAATCATTAAATACGCGCTCGAACAACAGGTTAGCTATTTCAGCATTAACCATCCGATTGACCGCTGCTCCGGCTGCGGATACGAAGGCGTAATTGGGACAAACTGTCCTTCCTGCGACGCACATGAGAATGACGTGCACATCCGTCGTTTGCGCAGAGTTACTGGTTATTTAACTGGCGACTATCAGACCCGCTTTAATGCCGCCAAACAAGCCGAAGTACGGGATCGCGTTAAGCATCTATGA
- a CDS encoding MTH1187 family thiamine-binding protein: MPIAEVTVIPIGTGSTSLSSYVADMQRVLKTVEGITYELTSMGTIIEGSLQRIFAAVEALHESPFAAGAERVSTSLKIDDRRDKPSTSRGKLESVECKLQVE, translated from the coding sequence ATGCCTATTGCTGAAGTAACCGTTATTCCGATTGGAACAGGCAGTACCAGCCTTAGCAGCTATGTTGCGGATATGCAGCGAGTGCTGAAGACGGTAGAAGGAATTACTTATGAACTTACATCCATGGGAACAATCATCGAAGGGTCTCTTCAGCGTATTTTTGCAGCAGTCGAAGCGCTGCATGAATCTCCTTTTGCTGCAGGTGCAGAGCGTGTCTCTACCTCACTTAAAATAGACGACCGCCGCGATAAGCCCTCCACTAGCCGTGGAAAGCTGGAGTCTGTGGAGTGTAAACTACAGGTGGAATAG
- a CDS encoding YjcZ family sporulation protein, producing the protein MSENVAGFGGVGYGGGIGGAFTSTGAILVLFILLVIISKTILL; encoded by the coding sequence ATGAGCGAAAATGTTGCTGGTTTTGGTGGTGTTGGATATGGTGGTGGTATCGGAGGAGCCTTTACATCTACCGGTGCAATCTTGGTACTGTTTATCCTCCTTGTAATTATTTCTAAGACTATCTTGCTATAA
- a CDS encoding NAD(P)H-dependent oxidoreductase, with amino-acid sequence MKTLIVVTHPSIETSVVNKRWIEELRKYPDKYTVHELHKAYPDEKINVEKEQQLIEAHDKLVLQFPVYWFSSPPLLKKWLDEVFTYGWAYGSKSDKLRNRKIALAVTAGGREKDFSEEGKLRYGLDRILSPFDTTFLYCNADYRFFYAFYGTEYETVGSTDYLKKLDISSQGYVEFIENM; translated from the coding sequence TTGAAAACACTTATTGTCGTCACACACCCAAGCATCGAAACATCTGTTGTTAATAAACGCTGGATCGAAGAACTCCGTAAATATCCAGACAAATATACGGTGCACGAGCTGCACAAAGCCTATCCCGATGAAAAAATCAACGTGGAAAAGGAACAACAACTGATTGAAGCGCATGATAAGCTTGTCTTACAATTCCCTGTCTATTGGTTTAGTAGTCCACCTCTGCTTAAAAAGTGGCTGGACGAAGTATTTACTTACGGATGGGCATACGGCTCGAAGAGTGATAAATTAAGAAATCGAAAAATCGCATTGGCTGTCACCGCCGGAGGAAGAGAAAAAGACTTTAGTGAAGAAGGTAAACTCCGCTACGGGCTTGACCGTATTTTATCTCCCTTTGACACGACTTTTTTGTACTGCAACGCTGATTATCGTTTCTTCTATGCCTTCTATGGCACGGAATATGAAACGGTAGGAAGTACGGATTACTTAAAGAAATTGGACATCAGTTCGCAAGGCTATGTTGAATTTATCGAAAATATGTAA
- a CDS encoding helix-turn-helix domain-containing protein: MSDEICILPGIQQKDTSFGYTLSIINGKYKMTILYYLSENKIVRFNELQRGIGTIPFKTLSVMLKELEADCLVRREEFPQIPPKVEYSLTEKGQSLIPVLDMMCTWGEKNFVPAAQEITIPITI, encoded by the coding sequence ATGAGTGATGAAATCTGTATACTGCCTGGCATTCAACAGAAGGACACTAGCTTCGGCTACACCTTGTCTATCATTAATGGTAAATATAAAATGACTATTCTCTACTATCTCTCTGAAAACAAGATCGTGCGGTTCAATGAGCTGCAACGGGGTATCGGTACAATACCTTTTAAGACGTTAAGCGTTATGTTGAAAGAACTGGAAGCGGACTGTCTCGTCAGGCGCGAGGAATTCCCCCAGATTCCCCCTAAAGTTGAGTATTCCTTGACCGAGAAAGGCCAATCGCTTATTCCGGTGCTGGATATGATGTGCACTTGGGGAGAGAAAAACTTCGTTCCAGCCGCGCAAGAGATAACAATACCGATTACAATTTAA
- a CDS encoding choice-of-anchor A family protein → MKRRMKPLLALVLAGVLTVGSGLSSLGAGTVNASSTTLGIAGNYNVFVLGDVTTFSDTEGRFAAGGNVTLTNYSVGDRLSAAEVSFTDTLVVGGNLTFNNGSVYGNIVHGGIYAGNATLLKGGKRTQGSPIDFAAVGQSLRDKSAELAALPANGTTVYQYGSLTLTGADPVVNVFNVPGDNVSSTYGITINVPSGSTAIINIDGSNVKMKNFGFLPNNVLNSKKILLNFSQAAYLDMAGIGVMGSILAPYAHVDFINGQVNGTFVAASLTGTGGGEFHHHPYDGDDPGTTPTPTPTVTPTPTVTPTPTPTVTPTPTPTVTPTPTVTPTPTSTVTPTPTPTVTPTPTPSVTPTPTPIVTPTPCVTPTPKPTPTPKPTHTPKPTPTPKPTHTPKPTHTPKPTPTPIVTPTPTPIVTPTPTPIVTPTPTPIVTPTPTPIVTPTPTPIVTPTPTPIVTPTPTPIVTPTPTPVVTPTPTPIVTPTPTPIVTPTPTPIVTPTPTPIVTPTPTPVVTPTPTPIVTPTPTPIVTPTPTPIVTPTPTSIVTPTPTPIVTPTPTPVVTPTPTPVVTPTPTPVVTPTPTPVVTPTPTPEVTPTPTPIVTPTPTPIVTPTPTPIVTPTPTPIVTPTPTPVVTPTPTPVVTPTPTPEVTPTPTPSSEATPTPTPSSEVTPTPTPSSEATPTPTPSSEATPTPTPTPEAPVFPTPTPSFVIGTIVVNDDPVPLGPVASSTPAPVPTPTPSSNTEILVDDDEIPLGPVPVVTPSPAPGDIAVVDDTIPLGNPPVDELPKTGESSPVPYYVAGLGFALIGLLMRNRFSSKK, encoded by the coding sequence TTGAAAAGAAGAATGAAACCGCTGCTTGCACTAGTATTAGCTGGGGTATTGACGGTAGGTAGTGGGCTTTCCTCTTTGGGAGCCGGGACTGTTAATGCTAGTTCTACTACACTCGGGATTGCAGGAAACTACAATGTGTTTGTCCTAGGGGATGTTACAACCTTCTCGGATACGGAGGGAAGGTTTGCTGCTGGAGGTAATGTTACTTTAACCAACTACAGCGTTGGTGATAGGCTAAGTGCTGCTGAGGTCTCCTTCACTGACACCCTTGTTGTTGGAGGAAATCTTACTTTCAACAATGGCTCTGTTTACGGGAATATCGTGCATGGTGGAATCTATGCTGGTAATGCAACGCTCCTTAAAGGAGGCAAGAGAACTCAGGGAAGTCCGATTGATTTTGCAGCTGTAGGTCAGTCTTTGAGAGATAAATCAGCTGAACTTGCAGCATTGCCGGCGAATGGAACAACAGTGTACCAATATGGCAGTCTTACCTTGACAGGTGCAGATCCTGTGGTCAATGTTTTTAATGTTCCAGGAGATAACGTTTCTAGTACCTACGGAATTACAATAAATGTTCCTTCAGGATCTACTGCAATTATTAATATTGATGGTTCTAACGTAAAAATGAAAAACTTCGGATTTTTACCTAATAACGTATTGAACAGTAAGAAAATTTTGCTTAACTTTAGCCAAGCCGCGTATCTTGATATGGCAGGCATAGGTGTAATGGGAAGCATACTTGCCCCCTATGCTCATGTTGATTTTATTAATGGTCAGGTTAACGGAACATTCGTGGCGGCTTCGCTCACAGGTACTGGTGGTGGCGAATTTCACCACCATCCATACGATGGCGATGATCCAGGAACGACGCCAACACCAACGCCGACCGTGACACCGACGCCGACCGTGACACCAACGCCGACACCGACCGTGACACCAACACCGACGCCGACCGTGACACCGACGCCAACCGTGACACCAACACCGACATCAACCGTGACACCAACACCGACGCCAACCGTGACACCAACACCGACGCCGAGCGTGACACCAACACCGACGCCGATCGTGACGCCGACGCCATGCGTGACACCGACACCGAAGCCAACACCGACGCCGAAGCCAACACACACACCAAAGCCAACACCGACACCGAAGCCAACGCACACACCGAAACCGACACACACACCAAAACCAACACCAACGCCGATCGTGACACCAACACCAACGCCGATCGTGACACCAACACCAACGCCGATCGTGACACCAACACCAACGCCGATCGTGACACCAACACCAACGCCGATCGTGACACCAACACCAACGCCGATCGTGACACCAACACCAACGCCGATCGTGACACCAACACCAACGCCGATCGTGACACCAACACCAACGCCGGTCGTAACACCAACACCGACGCCGATTGTGACGCCAACACCAACGCCGATCGTGACGCCAACACCAACGCCGATCGTGACACCAACACCAACGCCGATCGTGACACCAACACCAACGCCGGTCGTGACACCAACACCAACGCCGATCGTGACACCAACACCAACGCCGATCGTGACACCAACACCAACGCCGATCGTGACGCCAACACCAACGTCGATCGTGACACCAACACCAACGCCGATCGTGACACCAACACCAACGCCGGTCGTGACACCAACACCAACGCCGGTCGTGACACCAACACCGACGCCGGTCGTAACGCCAACACCAACGCCGGTCGTGACACCAACACCAACGCCGGAAGTGACGCCAACACCGACGCCGATCGTGACACCAACACCAACGCCGATCGTGACGCCAACACCGACGCCGATCGTGACACCGACACCAACGCCGATCGTGACGCCAACACCGACGCCGGTCGTAACGCCAACACCAACGCCGGTCGTGACACCAACACCAACGCCGGAAGTGACGCCAACACCGACACCATCGTCGGAAGCAACACCAACGCCGACACCGTCATCGGAGGTAACGCCAACACCGACACCATCGTCAGAAGCAACACCAACGCCAACACCGTCGTCGGAAGCAACGCCAACACCAACACCAACACCGGAGGCTCCGGTGTTCCCAACACCGACGCCGTCATTCGTAATCGGCACTATCGTTGTTAATGATGATCCTGTGCCGCTAGGTCCTGTAGCATCGTCGACTCCAGCACCAGTGCCAACACCAACACCGTCGAGCAACACAGAGATACTTGTTGATGATGATGAGATTCCATTAGGACCAGTACCGGTAGTAACACCATCGCCGGCACCAGGTGATATCGCTGTAGTGGATGATACAATTCCGCTAGGTAATCCACCTGTGGATGAGCTTCCAAAAACGGGAGAATCTAGTCCAGTCCCTTATTATGTAGCTGGTCTAGGTTTTGCACTTATCGGATTGCTGATGAGAAATAGATTCTCGAGCAAGAAATAA
- a CDS encoding alpha/beta hydrolase gives MVWFFISAVIVIVALIYAGFFFYGIAIKRAPKEFLSNNRDLKVDPPVAGASWGEGKDWISSQSFENVEITSEDGLQLRGYLLLSDRAEGRTAIIAHGYSGKGKDMGAYAKIYYERLGFNILIPDARGHGESAGDYIGFGWHERKDYLQWIEYMIKKTGPSAQVVLHGVSMGGATVLMTSGENLPPQVKAVVSDCAYSSVKAQLAYQLRRMYRLPSFPFIQSASLITRLKAGYGFSEASALKQVRKAKVPILFIHGDADNFVPYSMMNELYEACQSPKEKFVVPQAGHGLAYDMNKTGYINVVTAFVNQYVN, from the coding sequence TTGGTATGGTTCTTCATTAGCGCTGTTATCGTCATAGTAGCTCTGATCTATGCGGGCTTTTTCTTTTATGGAATTGCTATTAAACGAGCACCGAAGGAATTCTTGAGTAATAATCGTGATTTGAAGGTTGATCCCCCGGTTGCCGGGGCTTCTTGGGGTGAGGGGAAGGATTGGATCTCCAGTCAGAGCTTTGAGAATGTTGAGATTACATCTGAGGACGGACTACAACTAAGAGGATACTTGCTCCTTTCGGATCGTGCTGAAGGACGTACAGCGATTATAGCCCACGGTTATTCTGGAAAAGGCAAGGATATGGGGGCGTACGCCAAAATCTATTACGAGAGACTGGGCTTTAATATTCTGATTCCCGATGCCAGAGGACATGGGGAAAGCGCTGGGGATTATATTGGTTTTGGTTGGCATGAGCGTAAGGATTATTTACAGTGGATTGAATATATGATTAAAAAGACTGGGCCGAGTGCTCAAGTGGTGCTTCATGGGGTCTCTATGGGTGGTGCTACAGTGCTAATGACCTCAGGAGAAAATCTACCACCGCAAGTCAAAGCGGTTGTCTCGGACTGCGCTTACAGCTCAGTTAAAGCACAATTAGCCTACCAACTACGGCGTATGTATCGCTTGCCAAGCTTCCCTTTTATTCAAAGTGCGAGTCTAATTACTCGTTTGAAAGCAGGGTATGGTTTTAGTGAAGCGTCTGCCTTGAAACAGGTACGAAAGGCGAAGGTGCCGATTCTTTTTATTCATGGCGATGCCGATAACTTTGTACCTTATAGTATGATGAATGAATTGTATGAGGCATGTCAGAGTCCCAAAGAGAAGTTCGTAGTGCCTCAAGCAGGGCATGGGTTAGCTTATGATATGAATAAGACGGGGTATATAAACGTAGTAACAGCTTTTGTGAATCAATATGTAAATTAG